In the genome of Fusarium poae strain DAOMC 252244 chromosome 1, whole genome shotgun sequence, the window TGTTGAGGAGTCAACAAGGCTGAGGGTTCATTGAACAAAGGAGAGGAGGGGTAAACACCAACTTACAGCACCTGGTTGAACTCATCATCTTGCTTCGCAGGTTCAAGGTCAGCTAGTTCATCGATGTCGATCTCAGACCTTGAATCTTTGTACTCGAGATCTGTTGACAAAAATGGCTTCGATGGACTCTTTTTGGGAGACACAGGTGTTTCATCTGCAGAGTCTGAATCTGAACCGTATGTCCCCCAAGGCATATAGGTCGTGGAAAAGCGTCGTGCCATGTTTAACGTAACTATGCATTGGTCTCTCAGCCTAGTTCCAGAAATTTGATATTCATGTTACAAACAGTTTCGAAGGTTTCAGGAACACTATAACCGTCAATCCAAAATCGGCGATTTCTGAAGAGTAACTTGGTAGTGAGAAAACGAATCCATACCTGCCAAGAACTGTGACGTGTCCCTCAGACGGGATGGATGATCTGACTGAATGTGAAGGTGCATATTTTTGAGGCCCGAAATTATGCAGCCACACGGCAGACTCACCCGATATTATGTTCGTAACGATTGGCTATGGAACCATCCAGGTAATGTGCTCAACTTCCTTTCGCATGAGCTGAACCTCGCCAAGACGTTCCATCAGGTGAGGTATTTTATGAAGGCCATTCCGTCCGACCGTAAGCCTGACTGGGCGGTTTAGCGGGAAACAACTCCGACGTCACATATTCCCAACCGCACAGGTTTGATCTCTCAACAGACTCCAGGCTTTGCTCATACGTGTCGCGTATTCCCGTACCTCAAGATCAAAGTCAAACAATCAATTATCATTCGACAATACTCCTTCAACTTTTTCTCCATcgaaatttctttatttgtCAGGATTATATTCGTGGCAACAATGGGCGAATATTCCGAttctgaagatgacgaggacTGTCGCCCAGGCAACAAGGACACGTCGAGCATACGTTTAAGCCTACTGAATGCCGTCAAGGAGAAACTAAACGATGGACAAGAAGTTAAGCACTCAATGGCTGGATATAAAAAGATGCTCGAGAAATGCGCTAAAGACGACAAAGACATTAATAAGACGATCCTGCACTGGATCGTGAACATCGCGTCATCCCACGATAGAAGTGATAGGTTATTTTTCGAGGCCGCCGAAACGCTCGTCGACATCGCTATGGAGCACGATGAGACTTTGATAAAAGAGATGGATAAACGAAATGATACGCCATTACATCAAGCCATTATGTTTGAGCACCGTAGGGGACGCAAAATCACAGAACGTATGATTCGCGCTGGCAAATACAGCCCCTTTTTCAAGGAGGCTATTTCGATGACCAATTCGACAGGCGAGAATGCGTTGCACCTGGCAATAAATAGAGATTGGCCGGTTGCCTTGCAACTTATCACCATCTCTGACAGGAAAGCATTTTTACAAACGCGCAAACTCGTACAGCAAGGTGCCTCTCATAATGATGGCAATACTCCTCTACACGACGCAGTCGATAAAGGTCGTGTTGTTTTTGAAAGACCTAAATGTTCTGAGGGCGATTCAATGTGTAAGAAATGCAAAAAAGCCGCAGAAGACATCGATACAAGCGCCACTGCTGCTGTTGAGAGTGTCAAAATGCTCATACGTCGCTGTGGTGAAGCATTGAAAACGAAGAACACCAAGGGCGAATCGCCTTATCTTTACCACATCAGGACAATGGAGACTCACTATCGACCGACAGCAAAACAAAGGCTTAACCATGAGGCTACCCAAGCTTCCCAGGCCGGTCCTGCCTCCACTACTACCCAGGGACGTGTGTACGCCGGCAACGCAACAGGATGTTCCAGGGTATCATGTATTGATACTGCAAGATCTATTGAAACGGTTCTTGTAGAATCTAACTTTTCTATCGGTGACTTCAAGGATGCTTGTTCGTGTTTCTTCGGCGAAGACACTGGTAAGTCTTTTTTGCTATCTTGGAGGTTATGATGTTTCGAATGCGTCTACATGCAGCTAAACGATTGATTCAATAGATGAGTATGGTACCGGTTGCCCTTTCCGGCCTGTTCGGGCAATCTTTGGTACCGCATACCAAATCTACCAGAAACTTCTTCCCACGGGCACTCAAACCCTATCTCATGTTGATCTTGTGCTCAGCACAAACGTAGAACAATCGGGGAATGAGGACAGAATAGCAATTTTTGACCACTGGAGTCGAAATATGGAGAGCCTCAAAAAAATGTTCAACATGCTACGAAACCACGGCATAAAACGGATTCTTAAGGTGACGATCCACGACAATGAGCAGACGCCTTCCAGTGATAACACTATTCAAGCTTGTCTTAATGGCTTTGATGTCAGGTATCTCGATTGGAACGAGCCAGACCTGTGCATTAATGTTATACGCTCTGTATGTCCTAACATATCTGAGCTCACACTTTATTCATCGGGACGGAAGGCCGTTTTATCAAGCTGGGCATTGACAACTGGCATCTGTAGCCTAAACCAGGTATGGCACCACTCATCGTCCTCTGAAGTCTGATATAGACATGTCTTTATATTGCCATTGATAGGATTGGAAATTGACAAGCTCTAGCTTACACATCTGAAACTCTGCGCGTACAGGGTGAGTGATTCATTCTCGGCTACGAAGGAGGCCAACCAGACAATGCACGTCACGGCAAGACTAATAGTTCCAGGGCtgggaagatgacgatgaataCAGAAAGACGGTTGATTTATTTACTTCAGATCTTCGGTTAAGAATATCACTCATTCGAAAGAAGCTGATCATAGTATCGGAACATCAATTCTGCATTGACAGCATTTTGAATACCAAAAACTACATGAAAACCATCGACGACTTCCTCTTAAAGCCAGCGCCAACATGGAGGGTCAATAAGGCAAAGAAGGATAAGATATCACAAGAAGATAAGATTCAAACTGATCAAGACCATCTTGCCTCACTGTCATCAACTCTAGGGTGCGTTGAGGAGCAGATCCGCCAACTCATTCCCTCAGCCGTATCTGAGAAGATCAACATCACTGAGAGCCATGGGCATGCCGACAAGGATGGACATCGATCTTCTGAATACAAGATGATAGCTCCTAAACGTGAAACTGTCATATCATCAACGACCCAAAATAATGATGTGGCACAGCATGATTTCTGCTATCAAGAACCCACGGTCATACCAGGGGACGTATACATAGTCCATCTACACGATGCGGTTGGCAATCAGATCAATGTTGCTACTCATTTCACAATAACGCCTAAGGTTCTAGATCCTCCTCCTGCCTCCACCAAGGCCTCCGATACAAGAATCAGTACAATCCCACCAGAGGACAGCCATTCAGTAGTTCCGTAAGTGGGATATATCAATAGACTTAACAAGCTGACAATGACTAGGGATATCAACAGATGGGTCGCATGCGTAGAAGCCTTCAGGAAAAAGCGATTTTCACCTCAAAAGGGGAAGACCAAGATTAAAGTTGCACTCATCGACGACGGTGTTGACTTTTATCAGCTCGAGTCCTCTATCCGAGTTCCGGGATGGCCAGCGTTAAGTGGAGACAGCGACGACATGCCATGGTGGCACTCAGACGGTGGCCATGGCACTCAGATGGCAAGAATGATTACAAATGTATGCCCCGAAGTGCAATTCCTAGTGGCCAAACTAGGCGGTAGTAGTGGTGGCCGACTAAGTAATGGTAATGCTGCTGAAGCAGCAAAGGTACGACCCCAAATGCCAACTCTTTCCATTTGTTTAGCAGTCTAATCACGATATACAAACAGGCTGTCCGGTGGGCGATTAAAAACAAGGTCGACATTATTTCCATGAGTTGGAGTATACTCAAATCAGCCCAAAACGAAGAAGATGTAGCAAGTCTTGAAGAGCAGATCAAGGAGGCTGCTAAAAACAATATCATCATGTATTGTGCGGCTACAGACAATAACGACTATGGCGAGAACGACAAAGTCTTTCCTCATTGTACAGACACAAACGCCATACGGATTGTCGGTTCAGGGACAGAGGCTGGAAAGCCGTCTGAATTCGTCAACGAGAAGCAGGTGCACTATCTCTTTCCCGGTGAGGGCATCAAACAACTTGGGGATCAAAGTGGAAGCTCCGCTGCCACTGCGTTGGCAGCCGGTTTGGCTGCCCTTCTTCTATGGTGTTTTCAGAACTCAGAGAAGCCGCAAGACATCAGTCAAATCGCCAATCCATCTGCTATGGGCATTGTGATGGAGAACATCAAGTCAGATGGAACGAAGTGGGTAAATGTTACAAAAATCCTTGGAAAGGATGAGCCGTCTACCATTGACGGTGTGGTTGACTACTGTGTATCAGCTTTGAGAGTGAAAGGACGAGGTTGAGTACGATAGCTAAAACGCAAGTAAACACTTTAAGTATACAAAGAGAAATCCCGAGGAGAGACAGTGAATGGATTAATTTGCCGACCCAGAACCTAAAATCGCAAAGTCTCATAGAGAGTACCCATCTCCAGTCTTCCAGATGCATAGGCATAAAACAAGAGGTTTTCGTCCACACAAACTTATATAGACACACTGATTTCAGCCAAACCATTTTCCTCCTCCCCCTTttcatcgccatcatcatcccCGTCAACAGGTGGTTTGAGCGAGTAGATTCGGAACTCTCGCTGAAGATCGACGTTACCGAGCTGGTGGGGATCGAAAGTAGATTGTTCCAGGATCTTAGGGTTAAAGATAACAGGTTCATCAGTCTTGATCTGTCCTTTGTATTTGTACATCTTCTCTTTGAAGTCTTCATACAGAGATACGTGGGTCTCCACTCTGACGGTGCCATGAAAAATTCCATTGTCATTAGGCATTCGTTTCAATAACACTGCGGTGcggaggtaggtaggtactccGGAGCGTTGAGACTCGTTTTCAAGCATGATCCATCGAACGGCATTAGAGCGGTTACGGTCGGACCCAACCACAAAACCTTGGCCTGTGACTTGAATGGCGTCGCTGATATTGCGTGAAGTATCCCGCTCGAACGTCCACTTCGGACCGGCATTGAAGAATTGGGCGAATGAGGCACTGAAACCAAGCTCCAGATTACTCTTACCCCCAACCTTGCGTTTTGTGTAATTGTGAAATTGAGTACCTTCCGGCGCAACCTCCATCACTTCCGGGTCCCAGTAGTTATCGGAAAAGTTTAGTTGACGAAGCTCCTTCGCGTCTTGCTCGGCGTCGCCTCTGTCTCCCTTCGCGGAGAATTCCATCTCGATAGACACTCTTTTGAAACGGAGACCCTGACGCAAAGCCTCGGCTTTCCATTCGAAGATTGCCAGGGTGTACGGTACCCCGTCAGCAAAGCCGTGTACCACAGTTGGCATTATACCGATCACTGACATAAGGCTAGCATTGCCCTCACGGTCAGTTCCTGTGATGGCCTTTCGGTGTGCGATAGGGTTGCCGTTTCTGTCCCTCTCATTCGGAAGATGGAACGCAAGGTCGCCCTGTGCCTCGAATTCGATGTTGAATTGTCGAACCATAATTACGGAATACACCTTTGTCAATACAGATACGAACAGAGTGTAGTTAGAGCAGTTGAGACTGTGGGCGTCTTCGTATCTGATCCTTTTATTATTCCGCATCTGTGTTGTTTGTAGAGTGGCTCGGGCCTCCTAGTCGTTGGTCAGGAACCTTGTTTGCTGACAACATGCCAAGCTTTGGGCATCACTGCAGCTGCTGTGTAACTCCAGGTGGTCTCTGTTATCTCTGGTAAACTTTGTTGTCTCATGTAGCATTCACGTACCTCGATATCTTACGACATGACGTAGATATGTGCGGGTTCATCCACCGCAGTACCGGAAACCGAATCTCTTTTGAATGAGGGACCCGTTATCACCCTCGATTCCATTCCGACCGTGCAGATATTGCCATGACTTGTCATGGAGGATCTTTCAGCTCTACAGGGCTTCAATCAAGAGCCCAATCATAGCCTAGCTTTCGCTAGCTATACAGCGTAATTCTACTTCCTCCAATCAATAATTATGATGCCTACCTCTCGTGACCAAGCGGACAAGCCACGATTTCGTGACAATTGCGACGATAAACCCCTCATGTATACCGTATGAACTCATGAAATTAGATAGCGCCTGTAGAGTCAAGTTATTAAGAAACCACTGGAAATTCAGCTTATTATTAGCTCGGCAGGACATAGCCCGTTAATAAAGACGTCTTCTTACTGACAGAGTATTCTAACTTCATTTTCTAACCTCTTAGAGCCTGTATAAGCGTAAGTTTCACACACAGTGGAAACACGCCCAGGGTTGAGTTGACCATCTGTATAAAGATCTCGATGGAGCCTCTTCCAGGATATAGAGTTGCTGATAACAAAGTTGACTTGACACCTATTTTTCTGGAACCGTCTGGGGGCACAGTAGTTAGAGCGACAATCTAGTGGCACAATGTTAGTTAGAAGAGGTGGTTGTTGAATAGACACGGTATGCCTTGTACATCTATTGCTGGCAAAATCAGCTTTCCAGACCTTCCAGGACTTGTCGCAAGAGTTGCTGCGACAGTGGAATGGCAGAGAAATACCTTCTCAGAAGAAAGTTTAAGGGGTACACATATCATGTTGTGTAAGGATATCGATAAGAACACGCGGGCGACTGTAGCTATGCGGGTTGGTGGTGACATTATGAGTGGATCTGTATACAGGAAGGAGGGTTATGTTTTGGAAATCTACGACTGGGTCAAGGGTAATGTTCGCCGCTTCAGAGGCCGGCAATGGCTTGTTGGTAGTGTTGTGGAAGATGCCGAGGCCAAGGCTGGCGTTTGCGCATAGTAGACAGGTGAAAGCAGGTAGGCACATAAGACAATGGATAAACTTCAATATATAATGAAAGGAAAGACGGAGCTAATCTTGCTTTTTCAATATACATTCACTTTGAATTCTAAGGTAGGATTTTAATGTTACCATTTGTAAATGAGAGAAGCTGAGAAAGAGAATTGGCATCGTATAAACTACCCAAGTTCAAGACCAGAAAGTCAACCTTGCCCCCAAACCAGAGACAATACGAGCTCGTCAAATCATCAATTGACAACAAGAATATGCATTTCGCGATAAATTGCTTCAATTACCCATATAACAAACGAAGGAAGCTAACTCCAATCTCAGATAACCTTAACCTGACCAAGACTTGCCAGGTAAATTCCAAACCCGACTTTCTGGTCAATAGTAAGACGTCCCCACCTAGTTCCAGGTTTAATTAATGTATCTAACTCTGTGGGAAAATACGTCTTGAAGAGTTTGTTGAAAGGATCGATGTTAGCTTCGAGTTCGTAGTGTCCGTCCTCATACAGCCTCTGTATCTTGGTCGCCAAGACGTTGGAACCACTGGACGTAAAAGCGTCCATGAGGTTCACTCTAGCCTTCACATTCGCAGCAGTGTCATGGATCACCGCCTTACGGACATCGTCCGTATTGAATGAGTCATCTGCTGTGGGATCGTCGAGCTTTCTGTATGCTATAATGTCGACGTCGTGAATTAGGCCATCCATCCTAACGAGGCGTCGTTGCTATAAGACAATATCAGCACTAGTCTTTATATCGAAATCATATATATCGAGGAAATCAAGTCGCTTACGTTCATGAGACGCCACAGCTGGTAGTTCTTGACTGTGCTTGCCCAAGCCGGGGGGCTATATAGAAGTGTTAGCCGCTTCAAACGAACATGGTTGCTAGTCTTCGCTCTAGAGTTTTCCTGCGTGCAAAGCAAAGACGGGAATGTGTTGCCGAGACTCACTTTGAACAAAGAAGTGTATCACCGCCATGGGCATCCCAAGTAAGACGGACATCTTGAAGCAAGGAAGCAGACCCAACGTCTTGGGACTTTTCATCAACTTTGGCAACATTGATACTGGCACTTGCCATGGGACTCTGGATACTGAATCCAGCAGCAGTTCGAGTGCGATCCTTAACTTGATCAAGCTGTGAAGTTTCAGTGCTTGAAACGTTTCTTGTACTGTGCAAGTAATCACCCAGTGTGAACTGTGAAGCAAAGATAGTTCCTGCGGCAAAAAAATTTGGTTAGTAATATGCAAATTAAACGCATGTTCTCATAGAATTATATGGATCTCATACCATAGTCCCGGAAGAATTTGTCCTTGGACTTCGTGTCTGAGACTGCTAGGGCATCCCTTCTGCACTCCTTCGTGAGCTCCAGGCAATCCTGATCGAGTTCGACGATCACTCGTGGAAACTGATCAATTTCGTATTAGCAAATCCTTTTTGAACATTGTATTTAGCCTCTTGTGGAGGTAGAGCCAAACTCACATTGTATGCAGCGACCAGACTGCTCACATCCTTTGAGCTTTTAGTTTGGTTGCTGAAAGAATGTTCCTTCTCAAAAGACGAGGTAACGCTGATAGGAACGCTGGCAAGACCTCCGCCACTGATGATTAAAGCATACATCAACACACGCTCAAGATGGAAGAATATATTGAATGTTGGATGGTATTACTTACATGCTTGCGCTGACGGCGAGGGAGTCAAACCCTTGCTTGGAAAGAGTATGTTGGAACTGATCCCTGATCTCAGTCACACCTACATTTGCATCGTCGGCAACGTAAAATGGTGGGAAGGGAGGGAGATCCTAAGGACGAACGGTTAGTCATATCGCCATTGGGCACAAGTGAAACTCAAATAATTTTCATGCTTACCTTTGAGGAATCCTGGTTGCCGCCATCGACTGGAGGTATACCAACAGGAGCCGCGCCCTTGAGTTTGAATGCTGTTGAGTAGAGTCAGCACATTGCATTTCTAGTCCAAAAACTGGGCTTGCCTCGCTTCCGGGCCTTCACCATGATATTCTTTTCAAAATCGTAGAAATACCCATGTAAAGCTCGGTTATTAGTAAACACTTTATCCCACTGCTCTTCCGTCATTTCTGAAGGCTCTGGAAAAACCTTCGAACTGGCAACGGTAGCGTAGTTAGCCTTAAGACTGGCAAGTTCACGATCAGTGAAGCTCAGCAAATCTCCCTTTGTGAGTTTGTTCTCGCTGATGCCATCCAAGAGTTTGTTCAAGGCATCGTTGTTAGTGGGGAGGTCTATTGGAGAAGACGCAATCTTCCCGTTTGATACTTTGAGGGTGAGGATGTTGACACCGGCATTGGCAGCTTTTACCTTATCCTTGGCATCACCTTTGTCCTTGTCTCCTAGTCGAGGGAGCCAGTCAGATACAGCTTATTCTGGTGGGAAGGACGGGACAGAGAATTTAACTGTGCAGCAAGGAGGATGTATTGGATTTTAATGACCTGTTCCATCTTTATTGTCGGGCTGGGCACCAGTGGCAGCAGCAGGCTTTAGAATCTTTTGACCCTACCGACATTACGGATTAGTTGACTGTCATAACGAGTAACATACTAGTGTCAACACAATTAGGGATAACATACCTCGGAGGTCAGTGACATATAGTAAGCCAAAGTGGTTTTGTCATCAATACGGCTTTTGCCATCGAGGGTAAAGAACAGCTTGTTCGAACTGGTAATTTCTCCATGTTAGATTCATGGGAAAACCGCACAAGGTACCCAACACTCAAGATGACAGGCCGCGCTTGGGGTGTTCTGGAAAGGAATGACTCTTACATGCAGCATGTGTTACGAATCATGGACAAAAGAATCTTGGAAGGGTCGCCATTCTCCAAGTCAGTGCTGGGAAAAGACCTAAAGGCCATGCCTTGTGGACCATCGATAGTAATATGGAAGACTGAGATTGTCATTGTAAAATAGGTGCAGGTAGATGCTTCACAGCAAGAAGTTGGTGATAAGTGTTTGGATCTTCGAGAAGAACGGATAGTAGAGTCTTTGAGCAAAGATGTGAATTGTTAAATATTTCGCTTTGGGTTATAATGTAAGATATAGAACTTCACTTCCATCATGTCTCACCCTTAACTTTCAACTTCCAGTTTATTTCTGGTATGGTAAAGCGCCATAAGCTTCTGCGGGTACAGCGATCTATTCACTAGACGAGCCGAGTAATCCACTATAACGTCACTCTGCTTTCTAAAGCGGCTGCTACAGAAGGCtacagggggcagtgtctTAAAAGTGcagatataatattttttcttactctattaatactaatatattattagtcttttatctatataataatataaatagatagtattatattaaaatatatttctttattaaagtttataattaaattataagcctttaataataatataaacttatataaatttatataattttatataaaacctttttacttttataatatattaaattatattaatctttttttttaataatagccttttatttaaaaaataataattattatataaatatttaattataatatttattaattaatttttatttattatattattaatagctctttttattatttatttattttttataattaatttaatatttaatttactatttataactttaaatatataaatataaaataatataataataattcttttaattaaaataaaattaatacttattaattatatataagcttaagctattattattaaaagttaataataaagtattataataattagctatataattttaattataattaattttattattatattttaaatttataataaatatttaaaagtaataaataaattatataaaatcttaatttatataaaaaggcttattatattataaaatatatagttaaatttaaaactatattagcttttatatttctattatataaaataataattaaatttattataaagatttataaaaagagtttcttttaataaattaaaaagttatattattattttctaatttaaggcttataattaacctatttaagtttaataataatatatataaagtaatattattaagcttattctttaaaataataaatattataattcttaaaaggcttaataatcttattaattttatattctttaactttaatatattatttatattaaatttcctaattaatttaattaagcctatatataaatatataaaaaggtaaatagagcctattattaatttaaagccttatactttaagtaaatataaaatagtttttaagattaaaaataaatttatattttctattaaaagggaatatagtattaaaaaggaaattaaaatagaaaataataatactattaatactatattatttacttaagaaaataataataataaaaataatattttaataatattaataatctattaagaagatattaatataattaaatagttaattaaaaaggaaaggctaaataagtaattaattaaagaaaaaaggctaaataaatagttaattaaagagaattagctaattaaaaagaaagagattaaatagaaaatactctttatataagtaaagtaaagaaagaatctttataataattaaatagttttataattactttaaattactttaaattattttaattattattaaatatattaaaattaataattaaatttctttatattttttaataaaatacttttaagtatattaatattaatattatatattattaaataattttatatataatttatattacttatagatatatttaaaagcttaataaaaggctttttctttaaagtaatatatatttctaattaagtctataaaaataaatatattaaatactttaattatataaagctattaattagtaaattattttaatctttaaagataatattataaattataattatatccttaagtaaatatatatttaaattaatagaattatatttaaaaatatttaaaaaggtTTATagttaatctattaaaatagcttttatatagcttttaaagtcttttacttttaattaaaagtaaagattttaaaattactttaagtttatataagatttattagcctatttatatatatagtatatattctatatatatataaacttaataagctctttttatataattaatatatataaatataatatagtaatatagtttaatagataattatataaaaactagcctttaataataataatattaaagtattttaaaggaaataataagtataataattaaaagaccccactataagtataaggaggaaaaagtataatattatctcTATAGGCTATAGCTAGCTAATTTATAGgggaaatatattatataaccttaCTATAGTCCCTATAATAACCCCTCTATAACCTAGTAAcccttttataattaataacccttctataactattatatagctCCCTGctaattatagcctatatccctaaggttattataattagtaccttaatagtatatagcctattataaTACAGAGTATaacctattaatatagtgCTAAAACTACTTAAAAGACCcccttaataaagtaaaaaaaatttctaattaattaaattaaggctatagtctaaattaattatttatttaattaattaattagctattaattttacttttttagtAAAGAGATTACCTAGCTAAGcctctaattaattaactagtcttttaaaggttatataaccttaaaaaagaaagaaagtaattatagaAAGTAgttacctttaataaaggAAACTGCCTTtaataaaggaaaataagGTCTTAGCTCcttagttatttatataaataaataacttataaaataaaacttctttactattaatcttctaattaattagattaacttataaaaagaagcttcttttaataaaaaaagctatatataataa includes:
- a CDS encoding hypothetical protein (MEROPS:MER0000320~TransMembrane:1 (o918-937i)); this translates as MGEYSDSEDDEDCRPGNKDTSSIRLSLLNAVKEKLNDGQEVKHSMAGYKKMLEKCAKDDKDINKTILHWIVNIASSHDRSDRLFFEAAETLVDIAMEHDETLIKEMDKRNDTPLHQAIMFEHRRGRKITERMIRAGKYSPFFKEAISMTNSTGENALHLAINRDWPVALQLITISDRKAFLQTRKLVQQGASHNDGNTPLHDAVDKGRVVFERPKCSEGDSMCKKCKKAAEDIDTSATAAVESVKMLIRRCGEALKTKNTKGESPYLYHIRTMETHYRPTAKQRLNHEATQASQAGPASTTTQGRVYAGNATGCSRVSCIDTARSIETVLVESNFSIGDFKDACSCFFGEDTDEYGTGCPFRPVRAIFGTAYQIYQKLLPTGTQTLSHVDLVLSTNVEQSGNEDRIAIFDHWSRNMESLKKMFNMLRNHGIKRILKVTIHDNEQTPSSDNTIQACLNGFDVRYLDWNEPDLCINVIRSGWEDDDEYRKTVDLFTSDLRLRISLIRKKLIIVSEHQFCIDSILNTKNYMKTIDDFLLKPAPTWRVNKAKKDKISQEDKIQTDQDHLASLSSTLGCVEEQIRQLIPSAVSEKINITESHGHADKDGHRSSEYKMIAPKRETVISSTTQNNDVAQHDFCYQEPTVIPGDVYIVHLHDAVGNQINVATHFTITPKVLDPPPASTKASDTRISTIPPEDSHSVVPDINRWVACVEAFRKKRFSPQKGKTKIKVALIDDGVDFYQLESSIRVPGWPALSGDSDDMPWWHSDGGHGTQMARMITNVCPEVQFLVAKLGGSSGGRLSNGNAAEAAKAVRWAIKNKVDIISMSWSILKSAQNEEDVASLEEQIKEAAKNNIIMYCAATDNNDYGENDKVFPHCTDTNAIRIVGSGTEAGKPSEFVNEKQVHYLFPGEGIKQLGDQSGSSAATALAAGLAALLLWCFQNSEKPQDISQIANPSAMGIVMENIKSDGTKWVNVTKILGKDEPSTIDGVVDYCVSALRVKGRG